Proteins from a genomic interval of Quercus robur chromosome 9, dhQueRobu3.1, whole genome shotgun sequence:
- the LOC126700004 gene encoding uncharacterized protein LOC126700004, whose amino-acid sequence MHIEKNICDSVMGTVLDIDKKSKDSLNARLDLKMMGIRKELHPEDGKTTFPRACYTLSKGEKKVVFQRLQNVKVLDGYSANLSRCVNVGEQKIFGMKTHDCHVFLERLLLLVVRELLPKKVSDALIELSNFLKELCSKVLRLEDLEHMEHTIPIILCKLERIFSPAFFDVILHLPIHLPWEAKVAGPMQYRWMYPIERYLCKLKGYVRNKAHPKGSIAEGRSHPSGKSAVRELNNTNYYAASLYVLQNCDEIEPLVQKHRNILVDLGVNVDEMHRHEFICSFKERITKLYNDGNKQVDEHVRSLAWGPDK is encoded by the exons ATGcacattgaaaaaaatatatgtgatAGTGTGATGGGGACAGTATTAGATATTGATAAGAAAAGTAAAGATTCCTTAAATGCTAGGCTCGATCTAAAAATGATGGGTATACGAAAGGAACTTCATCCTGAAGATGGGAAGACTACTTTTCCTCGTGCTTGTTATACACTCTCAAAAGGTGAGAAAAAGGTTGTGTTTCAGAGGTTGCAAAATGTAAAGGTTCTGGATGGTTACTCCGCAAATTTGTCTCGGTGTGTGAATGTAGGAGAACAGAAGATTTTTGGTATGAAAACTCATGACTGTCATGTCTTCTTAGAGAGATTACTCCTTCTTGTAGTGCGTGAATTATTACCTAAAAAGGTATCTGATGCTTTGATTGAGcttagcaattttttaaaagaattatgcTCTAAAGTTTTACGGTTGGAGGACTTGGAGCATATGGAGCACACAATTCCTATAATTCTTTGTAAGTTAGAAAGAATTTTTTCACCTGCTTTCTTTGATGTAATTTTACACTTGCCAATTCATCTACCTTGGGAAGCTAAAGTTGCCGGTCCAATGCAATATCGATGGATGTATCCGATTGAAAG GTATTTGTGTAAGCTCAAGGGTTATGTTCGTAACAAGGCACACCCAAAAGGGTCGATTGCAGAAGG GAGAAGCCACCCTTCTGGGAAGAGTGCAGTACGAGAGTTAAACAACACTAATTACTATGCAGCATCGCTTTATGTCCTACAAAATTGTGATGAGATCGAGCCCCTTGTTCA AAAACATAGGAACATCCTTGTAGACTTGGGTGTCAATGTTGACGAGATGCATAGACATGAGTTCATTTGTTCGTTCAAAGAAAGG ATCACAAAACTTTATAATGATGGAAACAAGCAAGTTGACGAGCATGTGCGATCATTGGCTTGGGGTCCAGATAAATGA